The following proteins are co-located in the Cutaneotrichosporon cavernicola HIS019 DNA, chromosome: 3 genome:
- a CDS encoding uncharacterized protein (LSM domain) produces MDALIQFTTSGSLVDLVDKKVLVMLRDGRKLIGVLRSYDQFANFLLESTVERLHLGHEFADVDIGVLLIRGENVVALGEIDLIAEDELPLRQIPEDEMKAKIKEFERRRERDNAIKDRVMASIGFVSDRHEGDAY; encoded by the exons ATGGACGCGCTCATCCAGTTCACGACGTCGGGCTCgcttgtcgacctcgtcgaca AGAAGGTCCTCGTCATGCTCCGCGACGGGCGCAAGCTTATCGGTGTGCTCCGCTCGTACGACCAGTTTG ccaacttcctcctcgaatCCACCGTTGAGCGGCTACACCTCGGCCATGAGTTTGCGGACGTCGACATCG GCGTTCTGTTGATTCGTGGCGAGAACGTTGTCGCGCTGGGCGAGATT GACCTTATTGCCGAAGACGAGCTGCCCCTCAGGCAGAtccccgaggacgagatgaaagccaagatcaaggagTTTGAG cgtcggcgagaaCGGGACAATGCCATCAAGGACCGAGTCATGGCGTCGATTGGGTTTGTGTCTGACAGGCATGAGGGTGATGCGTACTAG
- the EGD2 gene encoding uncharacterized protein (NAC domain): MSLENQVENLNIEEGATVEIHSRPERKARKALEGLGLKKVPGIQRVTLRRAKNILVVVANPEVYKSPGSDCYIVFGEPKIEDPNSAAQIAAAQQLQASTQAAQAAHAAGGFKDGVPQSLEELMGGDEAPQLEDGEKVAPKVGTGGSGKVEEEDVKLVVAQTGCTPEKAREALEAEKGDLINAIMRVGA, encoded by the exons ATGTCGCTTGAGAACCAGGTCGAGAACCTCAACATTGAGGAGGGCGCAACCGTCGAGATTCACTCGCGTCccgagcgcaaggcgcgcaaggcTCTCGAGGGCCTTGGCCTCAAGAAGGTGCCGGGAATCCAGCGCGTTaccctccgccgcgccaagaacattctcgtcgtcgtcgccaaccccgaggTCTACAAGAGCCCGGGGTCCGACTGCTACATTGTGTTCGGCGAGCCCAAGATTGAGGACCCCAACTCGGCTGCTCAGATCGCTGCCGCGCAGCAGCTCCAGGCCTCGACTCAGGCCGCGCAGGCTGCTCACGCCGCTGGCGGGTTCAAGGACGGCGTTCCCCAGTCCCTCGAGGAGCTTATGGGCGGTGACGA GGCTccccagctcgaggacggcgagaaggtCGCGCCCAAGGTCGGGActggcggcagcggcaaggttgaggaggaggacgtcaagcttgtcgtcgcccaGACCGGCTGCACCCcggagaaggcgcgcgaggccctcgaggccgagaagggcgaCCTCATCAACGCAA TCATGCGTGTCGGCGCGTAA
- a CDS encoding uncharacterized protein (Prefoldin subunit): protein MSNLSDDALRRILQQIQTQAVASQRQLGVVRAQTQAKEKERRILELTMRELGTVPADEGRMFRGVGKMFIEQPRAEINRKHETTKNSLSDDISSLQKKAKYLERQLDEANNQLRDIFHSQQREAARQ from the exons ATGTCCAACCTCTCCGACGACGCTCTCAGGAGG ATCCTGCAGCAGATCCAGACGCAGGCGGTGGCCAGCCAGCGGCAGCTGGGCGTCGTGCGAGCCCAGAcgcaggccaaggagaaggaacGTCGGATTCTCGAACTCACGATGCGTGAGCTTGGCACGGTACCGGCCGACGAGGGACGGATGTTCCGCGGTGTGGGCAAGAT GTTCATCGAGCAGCCCCGCGCCGAGATCAACCGCAAGCACGAGACGACGAAGAACTCGCTGAGTGACGACATCAGCAGTCtccagaagaaggccaagtaccttgagcgccagctcgacgaggccaacaACCAGCTGCGTGACATC TTCCACAGCcagcagcgcgaggccgcgcgccaGTAG
- a CDS encoding uncharacterized protein (Nonessential protein required for the fusion of transport vesicles derived from the endocytic pathway with the Golgi complex) — translation MAPQGWMNLDALPENMTFGGEEGAFKGLGLSRTERLMAFAGCFFGGFACSMLGAILLITGQSGAFAVLFGVGAIISLVGTGFLIGFKRQAKLMFKPVRIVATIIMLVALALTFVMAFLVGGGVAIIFVVIQWFAMLWYSLSYIPYARDAVKGLFNRFIS, via the exons ATGGCTCCTCAAGGATGGATGA ACCTCGACGCTCTGCCAGAGAACATGACGTTTGGAGGC gaggaaggcgcgTTCAAAGGCCTCGGGCTCTCGCGCACTGAGCGTCTCATGGCCTTCGCAGGGT gctTCTTCGGCGGCTTTGCGTGCTCGATGCTCGGCGCGATTCTGCTCATTACGGGCCAGTCGGGCGCCTTTGCCG TCCTGTTCGGCGTCGGTGCCATCATCAGTCTCGTCGGCACTGGCTTCCTCATCGGGTTCAAGCGCCAGGCCAAGCTGATGTTCAAGCCCGTCCGCATTGTCGCGACCATCATCATGCTGGTAGCGTTGGCTCTGACCTTTGTCATGGCTTTCCtcgtgggcggcggcgtggccATTATCTTCGTCGTTATCCAGTGGTTCGC GATGCTGTGGTACTCGCTCTCATACATCCCCTACGCCCGAGAT gctgTCAAGGGTCTCTTCAACAGGTTTATCTCGTAG
- the CCT6 gene encoding uncharacterized protein (assists the folding of proteins upon ATP hydrolysis) has protein sequence MSSLELINPRAESVRRTQALQVNTAGAVGLANVVKSNLGPRGTIKMLVDGSGQIKMTKDGKVLLSEMQIQNPTAAMIARTAVAQDEQVGDGTTQVVLLVGELLKQADRYIQEGVHPRVIGDGYDIAKKEALAFLDSFKQTPALDRANLINVAHTSLSTKLYAQLARKLANDVTDAVLAIQPPAPLVDSPDAKAYRQPIDLHMIEVMKMQHRTETDTTLIRGLVMDHGARHPDMPKRVENAYILTLNVSLEYEKTEVNSGFFYSSAEQREKLVESERRFLDDRLKKIVELKNFVCDQSMNDDEKPRGFVIVNQKGIDPMSLDVLAKNGILALRRAKRRNMERLQLACGGIAQNSVEDLSPDILGWAGLVYEHTLGEEKYTFIEDVKEPKSVTMLIKGPNAHTMNQIQDALRDGFRAVKNAIEDKCLIPGAGAFEIACSTYLENEVKAKAKGRTKLGVQAFADALLVIPKTLAANGGFDVQDTIVALQTEAEETDDPVGLDLKSGEPMNPVTEGVWDNYRVKRQMLHSCSVIAVNLLGTDEILRAGRSSLKPGPDGM, from the exons ATGAgcagcctcgagctcatcaaccCCCGCGCCGAGAGCGTGCGCCGGACACAGGCGCTCCAGGTCAACACA GCTGGTGCTGTCGGTCTCGCGAATGTCGTCAAGAGCAACCTCG GCCCGCGTGGCACGATCAAGATGCTTGTTGACGGTTCGGGCCAGATCAAGATGACCAAG gacggcaaggtccTTCTCTCCGAGATGCAGATCCAG AACCCCACTGCTGCGATGATTGCGCGCACGGCCGTTGCGCAGGACGAGCAGGTTGGCGACGGCACGACCCAGGTTGTGCTCCTTGTTGGCGAACTCCTCAAGCAGGCCGACCGCTACATCCAGGAGGGTGTGCACCCTCGTGTCATTGGTGACGGTTACGACATTGCGAAGAAGGAGGCactcgccttcctcgactcgTTCAAGCAGACGCCTGCTCTTGACCGCGCCAACCTCATCAACGTTGCGCAcacctcgctctcgaccAAGCTTTACGCCCAGCTtgcgcgcaagctcgccaacgacgTCACTGACGCCGTCCTTGCAATCCAGCCACCTGCGCCCCTCGTCGATTCGCCAGACGCCAAGGCGTACCGCCAGCCCATCGACTTGCACATGATCGAGGTCATGAAGATGCAGCACCGCACCGAAACGGACACGACGCTTATCCGCGGTCTCGTCATGGACCACGGCGCCCGCCACCCGGACATGCCGAAGCGTGTAGAGAACGCGTacatcctcaccctcaacgTCTCGCTCGAGTACGAGAAGACCGAGGTCAACTCGGGCTTCTTCTACTCGTCAgccgagcagcgcgagaAGCTTGTCGAGTCGGAGCgccgcttcctcgacgaccgaCTGAAGAAGAttgtcgagctcaagaacTTTGTGTGTGACCAGTCGAtgaacgacgacgagaagccGCGCGGCTTTGTTATTGTCAACCAGAAGGGTATCGACCCCATGTCGCTCGATGTGCTCGCCAAGAACGGTATCCTTGCCCTCCGCCGTGCCAAGCGGCGAAACATGGAGcgcctccagctcgcctgTGGAGGTATCGCGCAGAACTCGGTCGAGGATCTCTCCCCTGACATCCTCGGCTGGGCCGGCCTTGTGTACGAGCAcacgctcggcgaggagaagtACACCTTcatcgaggacgtcaaggaGCCCAAGAGTGTCACCATGCTCATTAAGG gaCCCAACGCGCACACCATGAACCAGATCCAGGATGCGCTGCGCGACGGCTTCCGAGCCGTCAAGAACGCGATCGAGGACAAGTGCCTCATCCCGGGTGCCGGTGCGTTTGAGATTGCCTGCTCGACCTACCTGGAAaacgaggtcaaggccaaggccaaggggCGTACCAAGCTCGGTGTGCAGGCATTTGCAGATGCGCTGCTCGTGATCCCCAAGACGCTGGCGGCGAACGGTGGTTTCGATGTGCAGGACACGATTGTCGCTTTGCagaccgaggccgaggagacTGACGACCCCGTCGGCCTGGACCTCAAGTCTGGCGAGCCAATGAACCCTGTGACCGAGGGCGTGTGGGACAACTACCGCGTCAAGCGGCAGATGTTGCACTCTTGTTCGGTTATTGCGGTCAACCTGCTCGGTACCGACGAGATTCTGCGCGCAGGCCGGTCATC GCTCAAGCCCGGTCCTGATGGCATGTAA
- a CDS encoding uncharacterized protein (ATP-NAD kinase) → MPQSHVNSQPKSSVPIAIGGTSTSLQSSAKSDGTISLPNIGASGTRPIVSSPLSQQVSIPKALPLATSLGVSPTNSLNMSNVHPPGPLHPPAKKKVHLSPEVDDNETPYYIHSGLDKHGALSGWLRGKHEHPPSRGRRDEQNDLRKPIEPAKQPVPPRPRRPGILKPLTPAHPPLPDRLEMIDRGYESEGANVSRFDGNAIYDDGFMEYDDDDDDDEPSSLSRQLAETAQGVREVSRELGRTRVRSRIQTILVVTKARDNRLITLTRELALYCMLRKPAATGNNPDVRQRSNMSPDRGMIVYVDNQLRSSKRFDAAGMQRDYPQLFEPIASRRRSSNSASASASSASISTMASSWSATSGSGADQRKDRGQLRYWTAEMCSNSPQLFDFVVTLGGDGTVLFTSWLFQRIVPPVLPFALGSLGFLTNFDFKQYQETLDKCIDDGIRVNLRMRFTCVVYRAVAPDASMVVGKGRKRKAIRKPGGEILIEQVDRDGWEALEGGTPIGSVDKGSHRKDKEIMCFTTRPVEQFEVLNDLVVDRGPSPFVSLLEVFGDDHHLTTVQADGLTVSTPTGSTAYSLSAGGSLVHPGIPAILITPICPHTLSFRPMLLPDGIELRVCVPYNSRSTAWASFDGRGRVELKQGDHIKITASKYPFPTVCADKQSTDWFRSIQRTLKWNERERQKSFVVVEEDHPYDPHKEENRLSDSDDEYDSDGSSEEDEFDIDDKSAGEVTPPPRDDIDTSFAPAKPLRVHTQLRHLRDNDGEFRSGVQSPDRFASSYECPPPISQRHLFDALAKVESKLRRVEIQDHKEDDNDDEEIQDSTNRPPSVSSGGEGTPVAITVPLPVDHMERAEAEDEVPPLPEGIARTESDMTLAPPDHYDRAGRRSNSSYDGGRTPRQGRSRSRSRAREVRASSNSRSGSPHVGAKKPKAFAFFGHDDSQSEVSDDE, encoded by the exons ATGCCTCAGTCTCATGTCAACAGTCAGCCCAAGAGCTCGGTTCCTATCGCCATCGGCGGCACCTCGACTTCTCTCCAGTCAAGCGCCAAGTCCGACGGCACCATTTCCCTCCCAAACATCGGCGCATCGGGCACACGCCCCATCGTCTCATCACCACTGTCACAACAGGTCTCGATACCGAAGGCCTTGCCTCTGGCAACCTCACTCGGCGTGTCCCCGACTAACTCGCTCAACATGAGCAACGTCCATCCCCCTGGCCCACTCCATCCACCTGCGAAGAAAAAGGTGCACTTGAGCCCCGAAGTCGACGACAATGAGACGCCCTACTACATTCACTCAGGGCTTGACAAGCACGGGGCGCTCTCGGGCTGGCTGCGCGGCAAGCACGAGCACCCCCCTTCGCGCGGACGTCGGGATGAGCAGAACGATCTCCGCAAGCCCATCGAGCCGGCCAAGCAGCCGGTACCGCCGCGACCCCGCCGGCCAGGCATTCTCAAGCCCCTCACACCGGCACACCCTCCACTCCCCGATAGACTCGAGATGATTGACCGGGGTTACGAAAGTGAGGGCGCTAACGTTTCGCGCTTCGACGGCAATGCCATCTACGACGACGGGTTCATGGAGtacgacgatgacgacgacgatgacgagccGTCGTCGCTTAGCCGGCAGCTTGCCGAGACGGCACAGGGCGTTCGTGAGGTCagccgcgagctcggccgcaCCCGGGTGAGATCTCGCATCCAGACGATCCTGGTTGTCACGAAGGCGCGCGACAATCGCCTCATTACGCTCACCCGCGAGCTCGCATTGTACTGCATGCTTCGCAAaccggcggcgacgggcaACAACCCCGATGTGCGCCAGAGAAGCAACATGTCGCCCGATCGCGGCATGATCGTGTACGTCGACAACCAgttgcgcagctcgaaACGCTTCGACGCTGCCGGCATGCAACGCGACTACCCACAGTTGTTTGAGCCGATCGCCAGTCGCCGGAGGTCGTCGAACTcggcgagtgcgagtgcgagcagcgcgagcaTCTCAACCATGGCGAGCTCatggagcgcgacgagcggctCGGGCGCCGACCAGCGCAAGGACCGAGGCCAGCTGCGCTACTGGACGGCTGAGATGTGCTCTAACTCGCCCCAGCTCTTTGACTTTGTCGTCACGCTCGGCGGTGACGGCACCGTGCTCTTCACCTCGTGGCTATTCCAGCGGATCGTGCCGCCGGTTCTGCCGTTTGCGCTAGGCTCACTCGGCTTCCTCACCAACTTTGACTTCAAGCAGTATCAGGAAACGCTCGACAAGTGCATCGATGACGGTATACGCGTCAACCTCCGCATGCGCTTTACGTGTGTTGTGTACCGCGCAGTCGCGCCAGACGCATCCATGGTCGTCGGCAAGGGAAGGAAACGCAAGGCGATCCGTAAACCCGGCGGCGAGATCCTCATCGAGCAGGTCGACCGGGACGGATGGGAGGCGCTTGAGGGCGGCACACCCATCGGCAGCGTTGACAAGGGCTCGCAccgcaaggacaaggagatcATGTGCTTTACGACGAGGCCTGTGGAGCAGTTCGAGGTGCTCAACGACCTCGTTGTTGACCGCGGACCCAGTCCGTTCGTGTCTCTGCTCGAGGTGTTTGGCGACGACCACCACCTCACGACCGTGCAGGCCGACGGTCTCACTGTGTCGACGCCCACCGGTTCCACCGCCTACTCGCTCTCGGCTGGCGGCTCGCTGGTGCACCCAGGCATCCCGGCGATTCTTATCACCCCCATCTGCCCGCACACTCTGTCCTTCCGGCCAATGCTTCTCCCAGACGGCATTGAACTGCGCGTCTGTGTGCCCTACAACTCTCGCTCCACTGCGTGGGCGTCGTTCGACGGCCGTGGCCGTGTGGAGCTGAAGC AGGGCGACCACATCAAGATTACTGCGTCCAAGTACCCGTTTCCGACTGTGTGTGCGGACAAGCAGAGCACGGACTGGTTCCGCAGTATCCAGCGCACGCTCAAGTGgaacgagcgcgagcggcaGAAGTCGtttgtcgtcgtcgaggaggaccacCCGTATGACCCTcacaaggaggagaacaggctcagcgacagcgacgacgagtacgactCGGACGGCTCATcggaagaggacgagtttgacATTGACGACAAGTCTGCGGGCGAGGTCACGCCTCCTCCAAGGGACGACATTGATACTTCTTTTGCGCCGGCCAAGCCGCTGCGCGTACACACGCAGCTGCGCCATCTTAGGGACAACGATGGCGAGTTCCGTTCAGGTGTGCAGTCTCCTGACCGCTTCGCGTCGAGCTACGAGTGCCCGCCTCCAATCAGCCAGCGGCACCTGTTCGACGCGCtggccaaggtcgagagCAAGCTCAGGCGCGTGGAGATTCAGGACCATAAGGAagacgacaacgacgacgaagaaATCCAGGACTCTACTAATCGCCCGCCAAGCGTCTCGTCTGGGGGTGAGGGTACGCCCGTTGCGATCACCGTGCCGCTACCAGTCGATCACAtggagcgcgccgaggccgaagaCGAAGTACCCCCGCTCCCAGAGGGCATCGCCCGTACAGAGAGCGACATGACGCTCGCCCCGCCCGACCACTATGACCGTGCGGGCCGCCGCTCAAACAGCAGCTATGACGGCGGGCGCACACCGCGCCAGGGCCGGTCTAGGTCGCggtctcgagcgcgcgaggtgcgcgCCAGTAGCAATTCGCGTTCTGGATCACCACACGTCGGGGCCAAGAAGCCCAAGGCGTTTGCATTCTTCGGCCAT GACGACTCGCAATCAGAGgtcagcgacgacgagtaa
- a CDS encoding uncharacterized protein (Pyridoxal-phosphate dependent enzyme), producing the protein MSVLRNALRPLSRGFATEARSRVVDGFVGAVGNTPLIRLKHVSDEVGANILAKAEFMSPGGSIKDRAALYLVKDAEEKGQLGPGGTVVEGTAGNTGIGLAHVCRARGYRCVIYMPDTQSQEKIDLLRMLGADVRPVPAVAFDNDMNYNHQARRYAESLDNAVWTNQFDNIANRNAHIVTTGPEIWEQTGGKLDAFTCSTGTGGTLAGVTRYLVEKSEGRVESYLADPPGSVLYNLVENGKLAREGTGSITEGIGQGRVTENLKPDLELLSGAVYVPDAESIRMIYRLLDEEGLYVGASSALNVWAAQQIAKKKGKGSTVVTVIADGAYRYQARLFSRVWLQSKGLLEAIPENLRSYIVLP; encoded by the exons ATGTCTGTGCTCCGCAACGCCCTCCGGCCCCTCTCGCGTGGCTTTGCGACCgaggcgcgctcgcgcgtcgtcgacggctTTGTCGGTGCAGTTGGCAACACGCCGCTC atcCGCCTCAAGCACGtctcggacgaggtgggcgccaacatcctcgccaaggcaGAGTTCATGTCGCCCGGCGGATCGATCAAGGACCGTGCGGCGCTCTACCTCGTCAAGGAtgcggaggagaagggccAGCTCGGTCCCGGAGGCACGGTGGTTGAGGGAACGGCAGGCAACACTGGTATTGGACTGGCTCACGTTTGCCGTGCGCGCGGATACCGCTGTGTCATCTACATGCCGGACACGCAGAGCCAGGAGAAGATTGATCTCCTCCGCATGCTTGGTGCGGATGTGCGTCCCGTCCCGGCCGTCGCGTTCGACAACGACATGAACTATAACCACCAGGCGCGGCGGTATGCCGAGTCGCTCGACAATGCCGTCTGGACAAACCAGTTCGACAACATTGCCAACCGGAATGCGCATATTGTCACGACGGGTCCTGAGATCTGGGAACAGACGGGCGGTAAGCTCGACGCATTCACCTGCTCGACTGGTACGGGAGGTACGCTTGCCGGCGTGACTCGCTACCTTGTTGAGAAGAGCGAGGGGCGGGTCGAGAGTTATCTCGCCGACCCGCCCGGATCAGTGCTGTACAACCTCGTCGAAAACGGCAagcttgcgcgcgagggcaCGGGTTCCATCACGGAGGGTATTGGACAGGGCCGCGTCACCGAGAACCTCAAGCCCGACCTCGAACTCCTCTCTGGTGCCGTTTACGtgcccgacgccgagagTATCCGCATGATCTAtcgtcttctcgacgaggaggggctATACGTCGGCGCGTCCAGTGCTCTGAACGTTTGGGCTGCCCAGCAGATtgccaagaagaagggcaagggaTCAACCGTGGTCACCGTTA TTGCTGACGGGGCTTATCGTTATCAGGCGCGTCTGTTCAGCCGCGTCTGGCTCCAGTCCAAGGGTctgctcgaggccatcCCAGAGAACCTCCGGTCGTACATTGTCCTCCCCTAA
- the sec1 gene encoding uncharacterized protein (Belongs to the STXBP unc-18 SEC1 family) yields the protein MPLKNLLKERFRSAIQSIPQGQWKALVTDAHSQALLDSVYTKYDILQQNVTSIEPLHSARGPMQVEGLYILTPTAQNVQRVIADFANGRRTYTSVHLYFIDGIDDRLATRLTDALQPMGVLRAFVELYCNVEPTEDRVFSMKTPSAFFSFYGQLGGQISADFAMEAFQDDLAVTSRTILNVLATLNENPYIRYYQPHHHAPLGPLSERGVQSSRVAPIEPEQNQSLRWRSALGSRSSQKAPVGDYLSKKIAEQVQSDLDEYMTNNPEFPEASERQRGVLFVVDRTMDPAAPLLHEFWYQAMVNDLLKIEDGTRYKYKYENTVGDKETRTAVLDDNDEVWVSIRHLHMKDAIDRLMADFGRFVQEHAGFRGNTNNVQINDLKDMLASLPQFQEQRDQYSLHLDMAQECMNMFEHRKLNLSANVEQCCATGFTADGKTPKTIVEEMVPLLDDRDISQLDKVRIIALYLIFREGVADEDRRRLYQHARLSITEQDMINNLVHMGIKVIKDKENRFRGSRVRNKYSSKDDQYDLSRYKPVVQIMAEDQASNKLDQSSFPYLRDAPQELASSSSMRSRQPTHPAAAGNSLRSARPMWHKATSARQTTDHQQRYIIFVAGGMTYSEIRQAYTLSAALGKDIVIGSTHIVTPESYLKDVKSLGRGGIGGNPPGGLPQHANAPGRPDWRNPAEPMPYQAILDQRYWEPEVGPPPMPPPPQQQAPQKRGALNETTRAFSEMSVSSTASKNSKHGGEKEKKKRNLFKMKWDK from the exons ATGCCCCTCAAGAATCTCCTCAAGGAAC GCTTTAGGAGCGCAATCCAGTCCATCCCACAAGGACAGTGGAAGGCTCTTGTGACAGACGCGCACTCGCAAgcgctcctcgactcggTCTACACCAAATATGACATCCTCCAGCAGAATGTGACCT CCATCGAGCCACTACACTCGGCACGTGGCCCCATGCAGGTCGAGGGTCTGTACATTCTCACCCCCACCGCGCAGAACGTTCAGCGTGTGATTGCCGACTTTGCGAACGGCCGCAGGACGTACACGTCAGTCCACCTTTATTTCATCGATG GCATCGACGATCGACTCGCAACCAGGCTCACCGACGCATTGCAACCAATGGGTGTGCTTAGGGCATTTGTCGAGTTGTACTGCAACGTCGAAC CGACCGAGGACCGCGTCTTCTCCATGAAGACACCGTCGGCCTTCTTTTCGTTCTACGGCCAACTGGGAGGACAGATTTCCGCCGACTTTGCAATGGAAGCGTTCCAAGACGATCTCGCCGTCACTAGCCGAACA AtcctcaacgtcctcgccacgcTCAACGAGAACCCTTACATCCGCTACTACCAACCACACCACCACGCGCCGCTCGGCCCTCTGTCAGAGCGCGGCGTGCAGTCGTCGCGTGTGGCCCCAATAGAACCAGAGCAAAATCAGTCCTTGCGGTGGCGATCTGCTCTTGGGTCGCGATCCTCACAGAAGGCGCCTGTCGGCGACTACCTGAGCAAGAAGATTGCGGAACAGGTACAgagcgacctcgacgagtacATGACCAACAACCCGGAGTTCCCAGAGGCGTCTGAACGACAGCGCGGCGTGCTCTTCGTCGTGGACCGTACGATGGATCCAGCGGCACCACTCCTCCACGAGTTCTGGTACCAGGCCATGGTCAACGACCTGCTCAAGATTGAGGATGGCACGCGGTATAAGTACAAGTACGAGAACACTGTCGGCGACAAGGAAACGCGCACggcggtcctcgacgacaacgacgaggtctGGGTGTCGATCCGCCATCTCCACATGAAGGACGCGATTGACCGGCTCATGGCCGACTTTGGGCGATTCGTGCAAGAGCACGCTGGATTccgagg gaACACCAACAATGTGCAGATCAACGACCTGAAAGACATGCTTGCGAGCTTGCCCCAGTTTCAGGAACAGCGCGACCAGTACTCTCTGCACCTGGACATGGCGCAAGAGTGCATGAACATGTTTGAGCATCGCAAGCTCAACCTTTCGGCCAACGTCGAACAGTGCTGTGCAACAGGTTTCACGGCAGATGGCAAGACACCCAAGACGattgtcgaggagatggtcCCACTGCTGGACGACCGGGACATCAGCCAGCTTGACAAGGTGCGCATCATCGCCCTGTACTTGATCTTCCGCGAGGgtgtcgccgacgaggaccgccgccgcctgtACCAGCACGCGCGGCTGTCGATCACGGAGCAGGACATGATTAACAATCTCGTACACATGGGCATCAAGGTgatcaaggacaaggagaaccGCTTCCGTGGTTCGCGCGTTCGCAACAAGTACTCGTCCAAGGACGACCAGTACGACCTGTCGCGGTACAAGCCGGTTGTGCAGATCATGGCCGAGGACCAGGCGTCGAACAAGCTTGACCAGTCGTCGTTCCCCTACCTGCGTGACGCGCCACAGGAACTGGCGTCCAGCAGCTCCATGCGCTCCCGCCAGCCAACAcatcccgccgccgctggcAACTCGCTCCGCTCAGCCCGGCCGATGTGGCACAAGGCGACGTCAGCCCGCCAGACCACCGATCACCAGCAGCGATACATCATCTTCGTCGCGGGCGGCATGACATACTCGGAGATTAGGCAGGCATACACGCTCTcggccgcgctcggcaaggacatTGTGATCGGCTCGACTCACATCGTCACGCCGGAGAGCTATctcaaggacgtcaagtcgcttggccgcggcggcatCGGCGGTAACCCTCCAGGCGGACTCCCACAGCATGCCAACGCGCCAGGGAGGCCGGACTGGCGTAACCCCGCCGAACCGATGCCGTATCAGGCCATCCTGGACCAGCGGTATTGGGAGCCCGAGGTTGGCCCACCTCCAatgccgccaccaccccagcagcaggcgcCGCAGAAGCGAGGCGCGCTCAACGAAACGACGCGCGCGTTCTCGGAGATGAGCGTGTCGTCAACGGCGTCCAAGAACTCTAAGCACGgcggggagaaggagaagaagaagcgcaacTTGTTCAAGATGAAGTGGGACAAGTGA